Proteins encoded in a region of the Lepidochelys kempii isolate rLepKem1 chromosome 24, rLepKem1.hap2, whole genome shotgun sequence genome:
- the LSR gene encoding lipolysis-stimulated lipoprotein receptor isoform X6 encodes MRANQPGLCRLWEAGMETRGPQLALRTLLWLLVGAWVSGPAHGMQVTVPNPFNVVILFQPVTLQCNYQTSSTQLPIVTWKYKSYCRSRLADAFNPSSQENQINNQLQQNNPGYNPYVECQDNTRTVRVVATKQGNAVTLGDFYQGRRITITNNADLSIDQTAWGDSGVYYCTVTSSQDLQGNNEAYAELIVLGKSSEVSELLPGFQIGHMEDWLFVVLVVLGFLLLFLLFGICWCQCCPHTCCCYVRCPCCPERCCCPEALYTAGKAATAGVPSVYAQSVAAPSIYSHPNPGKLGPPAPMIPMGPMYNGYGAEYDRASSVGGNSSQVPLLRDTDSGGNSAVRSGYRIQANQQDDSMRVLYYMEKELANFDPTRPGQANGKLEKVSVMSEISSLHEDDRRQELRQGLGRLRTRPMSPISDVGEGESGRSSEARHHLLPPPRRGERYEEEHYARRPRSHSVDDLDRDWSPQPEGRGRGRGRQRRDSSPDWREEEYYGQRRSRSRDDLRELDRGHYDGRLLQEALRKKGRAGSREDLDGGSGSSARSGNRRDRDEDGFPPPPPPYTETESVSSRGKNDRKLRRNPDLSRESLVV; translated from the exons ATGCGGGCGAATCAGCCCGGCCTGTGTCGCTTGTGGGAGGCGGGAATGGAGACCCGGGGACCCCAGCTGGCTCTGCGGACTCTGCTGTGGCTCCTGGTCGGCGCATGGGTCTCAG GCCCTGCCCACGGGATGCAAGTCACGGTGCCGAACCCTTTCAACGTGGTGATCCTCTTCCAGCCTGTTACCCTGCAGTGCAACTATCAGACCTCATCCACCCAGCTGCCCATAGTCACCTGGAAGTATAAGTCCTACTGCCGGAGCCGCCTGGCCGATGCCTTCAACCCCAGCAGTCAGGAGAACCAGATCAACAACCAGCTGCAGCAGAACAACCCCGGATACAACCCCTATGTGGAGTGCCAGGACAACACTCGCACAGTGCGGGTGGTGGCTACAAAGCAGGGCAACGCCGTGACACTGGGGGACTTCTATCAGGGGCGTCGGATCACCATCACCAACA ATGCCGACCTCAGCATTGACCAGACAGCCTGGGGCGACAGCGGCGTGTACTACTGCACCGTTACCTCTTCACAAGACCTGCAGGGCAACAACGAGGCCTACGCCGAGCTCATCGTGCTGG GCAAATCATCTGAAGTCTCGGAGCTTTTACCAGGCTTTCAGATAGGGCACATGGAAG ACTGGCTCTTCGTCGTCCTGGTGGTGCTGggattcctcctcctcttcctcctcttcggCATCTGCTGGTGCCAGTGCTGTCCCCACACCTGCTGCTGCTATGTCCGGTGCCCCTGCTGCCCTGAGAGGTGCTGCTGCCCAGAAGCTC TCTACACCGCTGGAAAAGCTGCCACTGCCGGCGTCCCCAGTGTTTACGCTCAGAGTGTCGCTGCCCCCAGTATCTACTCCCACCCAAACCCCGGGAAGCTAGGTCCTCCTGCCCCCATGATCCCCATGGGCCCCATGTACAACGGTTATGGGGCAGAGTATGACAGAGCCAGCTCCG TTGGTGGGAACAGCTCCCAGGTGCCCCTGCTCCGGGATACCGATAGTGGTGGGAACTCAG cagtgCGGAGCGGATACCGGATCCAGGCTAACCAGCAGGACGACTCCATGCGGGTCCTTTATTACATGGAGAAGGAGCTGGCCAATTTCGACCCTACACGGCCGGGCCAGGCCAATGGCAAGCTGGAGAAAG tctcagtgatgaGTGAGATCAGCTCCCTCCACGAAGACGACCGGCGCCAGGAGCTGCGCCAGGGGCTGGGGCGGCTGCGGACCCGGCCCATGTCACCCATCAGTgacgtgggggagggggagagcgggCGGAGTAGTGAGGCCCggcaccacctcctcccccctccccggcggGGCGAGCGCTATGAGGAGGAGCATTACGCCCGGCGGCCCCGCTCCCACTCTGTGGATGACCTGGACCGTGACTGGTCCCCACAGCCGGAGGGACGGGGCAGAGGGCGGGGCAGGCAGCGTCGGGACAGCTCCCCCGACTGGCGGGAGGAGGAGTACTACGGCCAGCGGCGCAGCCGCAGCAGGGACGACCTACGGGAGCTTGATAGGGGCCACTACGACGGGCGGCTCCTGCAGGAGGCGCTGCGCAAGAAGGGGAGGGCCGGCAGCCGCGAGGACCTGGACGGGGGCAGCGGGTCCAGCGCGCGATCAGGGAACAGGAGGGACCGGGATGAAGATGGCTTCCCCCCACCGCCACCACCCTACACAGAAACAGAGTCGGTCTCCTCCCGGGGCAAGAATGACCGCAAGCTCCGACGG AACCCCGACCTCAGCAGAGAGAGCTTGGTGGTTTAA
- the LSR gene encoding lipolysis-stimulated lipoprotein receptor isoform X7, whose product MQVTVPNPFNVVILFQPVTLQCNYQTSSTQLPIVTWKYKSYCRSRLADAFNPSSQENQINNQLQQNNPGYNPYVECQDNTRTVRVVATKQGNAVTLGDFYQGRRITITNNADLSIDQTAWGDSGVYYCTVTSSQDLQGNNEAYAELIVLGKSSEVSELLPGFQIGHMEDWLFVVLVVLGFLLLFLLFGICWCQCCPHTCCCYVRCPCCPERCCCPEALYTAGKAATAGVPSVYAQSVAAPSIYSHPNPGKLGPPAPMIPMGPMYNGYGAEYDRASSVGGNSSQVPLLRDTDSGGNSAVRSGYRIQANQQDDSMRVLYYMEKELANFDPTRPGQANGKLEKVSVMSEISSLHEDDRRQELRQGLGRLRTRPMSPISDVGEGESGRSSEARHHLLPPPRRGERYEEEHYARRPRSHSVDDLDRDWSPQPEGRGRGRGRQRRDSSPDWREEEYYGQRRSRSRDDLRELDRGHYDGRLLQEALRKKGRAGSREDLDGGSGSSARSGNRRDRDEDGFPPPPPPYTETESVSSRGKNDRKLRRNPDLSRESLVV is encoded by the exons ATGCAAGTCACGGTGCCGAACCCTTTCAACGTGGTGATCCTCTTCCAGCCTGTTACCCTGCAGTGCAACTATCAGACCTCATCCACCCAGCTGCCCATAGTCACCTGGAAGTATAAGTCCTACTGCCGGAGCCGCCTGGCCGATGCCTTCAACCCCAGCAGTCAGGAGAACCAGATCAACAACCAGCTGCAGCAGAACAACCCCGGATACAACCCCTATGTGGAGTGCCAGGACAACACTCGCACAGTGCGGGTGGTGGCTACAAAGCAGGGCAACGCCGTGACACTGGGGGACTTCTATCAGGGGCGTCGGATCACCATCACCAACA ATGCCGACCTCAGCATTGACCAGACAGCCTGGGGCGACAGCGGCGTGTACTACTGCACCGTTACCTCTTCACAAGACCTGCAGGGCAACAACGAGGCCTACGCCGAGCTCATCGTGCTGG GCAAATCATCTGAAGTCTCGGAGCTTTTACCAGGCTTTCAGATAGGGCACATGGAAG ACTGGCTCTTCGTCGTCCTGGTGGTGCTGggattcctcctcctcttcctcctcttcggCATCTGCTGGTGCCAGTGCTGTCCCCACACCTGCTGCTGCTATGTCCGGTGCCCCTGCTGCCCTGAGAGGTGCTGCTGCCCAGAAGCTC TCTACACCGCTGGAAAAGCTGCCACTGCCGGCGTCCCCAGTGTTTACGCTCAGAGTGTCGCTGCCCCCAGTATCTACTCCCACCCAAACCCCGGGAAGCTAGGTCCTCCTGCCCCCATGATCCCCATGGGCCCCATGTACAACGGTTATGGGGCAGAGTATGACAGAGCCAGCTCCG TTGGTGGGAACAGCTCCCAGGTGCCCCTGCTCCGGGATACCGATAGTGGTGGGAACTCAG cagtgCGGAGCGGATACCGGATCCAGGCTAACCAGCAGGACGACTCCATGCGGGTCCTTTATTACATGGAGAAGGAGCTGGCCAATTTCGACCCTACACGGCCGGGCCAGGCCAATGGCAAGCTGGAGAAAG tctcagtgatgaGTGAGATCAGCTCCCTCCACGAAGACGACCGGCGCCAGGAGCTGCGCCAGGGGCTGGGGCGGCTGCGGACCCGGCCCATGTCACCCATCAGTgacgtgggggagggggagagcgggCGGAGTAGTGAGGCCCggcaccacctcctcccccctccccggcggGGCGAGCGCTATGAGGAGGAGCATTACGCCCGGCGGCCCCGCTCCCACTCTGTGGATGACCTGGACCGTGACTGGTCCCCACAGCCGGAGGGACGGGGCAGAGGGCGGGGCAGGCAGCGTCGGGACAGCTCCCCCGACTGGCGGGAGGAGGAGTACTACGGCCAGCGGCGCAGCCGCAGCAGGGACGACCTACGGGAGCTTGATAGGGGCCACTACGACGGGCGGCTCCTGCAGGAGGCGCTGCGCAAGAAGGGGAGGGCCGGCAGCCGCGAGGACCTGGACGGGGGCAGCGGGTCCAGCGCGCGATCAGGGAACAGGAGGGACCGGGATGAAGATGGCTTCCCCCCACCGCCACCACCCTACACAGAAACAGAGTCGGTCTCCTCCCGGGGCAAGAATGACCGCAAGCTCCGACGG AACCCCGACCTCAGCAGAGAGAGCTTGGTGGTTTAA